One part of the Streptomyces ferrugineus genome encodes these proteins:
- a CDS encoding sugar phosphate isomerase/epimerase family protein, with protein MSDATTDPGRSNGASGRSATPPSRATAVPARPAEASGTDARLLHGTGIGQPGAVLRFGYGTNGLADLRLDDALALLADLGYDGVGLTLDHMHLDPLALDLAARTRRLAQRLDALGLGATVETGARYVLDPRRKHGPSLLDPDPDDRARRVDLLLRAVRVAADLGAHAVHCFSGLTPPGTDQDTAWQRLADALAPVLDVATATGIPLAVEPEPGHLLATLADFHRLRRALGDPEHLGLTLDIGHCQCLEPLSPADCVRAAAPWLRHVQIEDMRRGIHEHLPFGDGEIDFPPVLAALSASGYRGLTVVELPRHSHAGPHFAELSLPFLRRAEATATRSPALVPPHGDPSATPEGSTS; from the coding sequence ATGAGCGACGCGACGACCGATCCGGGCAGGTCCAACGGGGCGTCGGGCCGCAGCGCCACCCCGCCGAGCCGGGCGACGGCTGTCCCGGCGCGTCCCGCCGAAGCCTCGGGCACCGACGCCCGCCTGCTGCACGGCACCGGCATCGGGCAGCCCGGTGCCGTCCTCCGCTTCGGCTACGGCACCAACGGCCTCGCCGACCTCCGCCTCGACGACGCCCTGGCCCTCCTCGCCGACCTCGGCTACGACGGAGTCGGCCTGACCCTCGACCACATGCACCTCGACCCGCTCGCCCTGGATCTCGCCGCCCGCACCCGCCGCCTCGCGCAGCGGCTGGACGCGCTCGGCCTGGGCGCCACCGTGGAGACGGGCGCCCGCTATGTGCTCGACCCGCGCCGCAAGCACGGCCCCTCCCTGCTGGACCCCGACCCGGACGACCGCGCCCGCCGCGTCGACCTGCTGCTCCGCGCCGTCCGGGTGGCCGCCGACCTCGGTGCCCACGCCGTCCACTGCTTCAGCGGACTCACACCGCCGGGCACGGACCAGGACACCGCCTGGCAGCGTCTGGCCGACGCGCTCGCCCCGGTCCTGGACGTCGCCACCGCGACCGGCATCCCGCTCGCCGTCGAACCCGAACCCGGCCACCTCCTCGCCACCCTCGCCGACTTCCACCGACTCCGCCGGGCACTCGGCGACCCCGAACACCTCGGCCTGACCCTCGACATCGGCCACTGCCAGTGCCTCGAACCCCTCTCTCCCGCCGACTGCGTACGCGCCGCCGCCCCCTGGCTGCGCCACGTCCAGATCGAGGACATGCGCCGCGGCATCCATGAACACCTCCCCTTCGGCGACGGCGAGATCGACTTCCCACCCGTCCTCGCCGCCCTCTCCGCCTCCGGCTACCGGGGCCTGACCGTCGTCGAACTGCCCCGCCACTCCCACGCGGGCCCCCACTTCGCCGAACTCTCCCTGCCGTTCCTCCGCCGCGCCGAGGCAACGGCCACCCGATCACCCGCACTCGTCCCACCCCATGGCGATCCCTCCGCCACCCCCGAAGGGAGCACCTCATGA
- a CDS encoding sugar phosphate isomerase/epimerase family protein, translating to MSRFSPTDPELTHRLTRRGMLGVAAGTTAAALLGAAAAPATAAPGTAPAPDTASRGHGRGRPVLPPGRLGIQLYSLRDKVSTLGFAPVFAELAKCGYDEVEFAGYTQGSAGPITLAQLKRLARNYGLNPIGSHVGYYSNDPGAYTFAQNLTKVLDDAEALGLKHIGTASGPFRYGSTVDAWKRAAEEFNTYGAAAKARGMKFYQHNHSEEFSFATDNPKVRLYDVLLAETDPDLVYLEMDIFWAYSGQFRFSKRPDGSPAPFEPLDYVLKQPHRYPLFHVKDGVSDPANQYGYQMVDVGDGDIDYKRFISAVTRLRGRRFAHHWQAEHDNPTESFTFARRSSEHLHSLREKC from the coding sequence ATGAGCCGCTTTTCCCCGACGGATCCCGAACTCACCCACCGCCTCACCAGACGAGGCATGCTCGGTGTGGCCGCGGGCACCACGGCCGCCGCCCTGCTGGGCGCCGCCGCGGCCCCCGCGACCGCCGCCCCCGGCACCGCGCCCGCCCCGGACACGGCCTCCCGCGGGCACGGCCGCGGCCGTCCCGTCCTGCCGCCCGGCCGCCTCGGCATCCAGCTCTACAGCCTGCGCGACAAGGTCTCCACGCTCGGCTTCGCCCCCGTCTTCGCCGAACTGGCGAAGTGCGGCTACGACGAGGTGGAGTTCGCCGGATACACCCAGGGCTCGGCCGGCCCGATCACCCTCGCCCAGCTCAAGCGGCTGGCCAGGAATTATGGTCTGAACCCGATCGGCAGCCACGTCGGCTACTACTCCAACGACCCGGGCGCCTACACCTTCGCCCAGAACCTCACCAAGGTCCTGGACGACGCCGAGGCCCTCGGCCTGAAGCACATAGGCACCGCGTCCGGGCCGTTCCGGTACGGCTCCACCGTCGACGCCTGGAAGCGCGCCGCCGAGGAGTTCAACACCTACGGCGCCGCGGCGAAGGCGCGCGGCATGAAGTTCTACCAGCACAACCACTCCGAGGAGTTCTCCTTCGCCACCGACAACCCCAAGGTCCGCCTCTACGACGTGCTGCTCGCCGAGACCGACCCCGACCTCGTCTACCTGGAGATGGACATCTTCTGGGCGTACTCCGGCCAGTTCCGCTTCTCGAAGCGGCCGGACGGCTCACCCGCCCCCTTCGAACCCCTGGACTACGTGCTGAAGCAGCCCCACCGCTACCCGCTGTTCCATGTCAAGGACGGCGTGAGCGACCCGGCCAACCAGTACGGCTACCAGATGGTCGACGTCGGCGACGGTGACATCGACTACAAGCGGTTCATCTCCGCGGTGACGAGACTGCGGGGCCGGCGATTCGCCCACCACTGGCAGGCGGAGCACGACAACCCGACCGAGTCCTTCACGTTCGCCCGGCGTTCCAGCGAGCATCTGCACTCGCTGCGGGAGAAGTGCTGA
- the eboE gene encoding metabolite traffic protein EboE — translation MRFRHPDGSTIHLAYCTNVHPAETLDGVLAQLRDHCEPVRRRLGRDRLGIGLWLAKDAAHSLVTDPSALRGLRTELDRRGLEVVTLNGFPYEGFGAEEVKYRVYKPDWADPERLDHTTALARVLAGLLPDDVTEGSISTLPLTWRTAYDEDRAGTARTALRTLAERLDALRELTGRDIRVGLEPEPGCTVETTGDAIAPLTAIGHDRIGICVDTCHLATSFEDPHTALDALTAARVPVVKSQLSAALHAEHPHLPDVREALAAFDEPRFLHQTRTATAAGLRCTDDLGQALNGDALPDASPWRAHFHVPLHAAPAAPLTSTLDVLKAALARLVGGPQPLTRHLEVETYTWQALPAELRPRARSQLADGIAAELTLARDLLTDLGLKELP, via the coding sequence ATGCGCTTCCGCCACCCCGACGGCTCCACCATCCACCTCGCCTACTGCACCAACGTCCACCCGGCCGAGACCCTCGACGGCGTCCTCGCCCAACTCCGCGACCACTGCGAACCCGTCCGCCGACGGCTCGGCCGCGACCGCCTCGGCATCGGCCTGTGGCTCGCCAAGGACGCCGCGCACTCCCTCGTCACCGACCCCTCCGCCCTGCGCGGCCTGCGCACCGAACTCGACCGGCGTGGCCTCGAGGTCGTCACCCTCAACGGCTTCCCGTACGAGGGGTTCGGCGCCGAAGAGGTCAAGTACCGCGTCTACAAGCCGGACTGGGCCGACCCCGAACGCCTCGACCACACCACGGCCCTGGCCCGTGTCCTCGCCGGACTCCTCCCCGACGACGTCACCGAGGGCAGCATCTCGACCCTGCCCCTCACCTGGCGCACCGCCTATGACGAGGACCGCGCCGGGACCGCCCGCACGGCCCTGCGCACCCTCGCCGAACGCCTCGACGCCCTGCGGGAGCTGACCGGCCGCGACATCCGCGTCGGCCTCGAACCCGAACCGGGCTGCACCGTCGAGACCACCGGCGACGCCATCGCCCCGCTCACCGCGATCGGCCACGACCGCATCGGCATCTGCGTCGACACCTGCCACCTCGCCACCTCCTTCGAAGATCCGCACACCGCCCTGGACGCGCTCACCGCAGCCCGCGTCCCCGTCGTCAAGTCCCAGCTGTCGGCCGCACTGCACGCCGAACACCCGCACCTCCCCGATGTCCGCGAGGCCCTCGCCGCCTTCGACGAACCCCGCTTCCTGCACCAGACCCGCACGGCCACCGCCGCCGGCCTGCGCTGCACCGACGACCTCGGCCAGGCCCTCAACGGCGACGCCCTCCCCGACGCCTCCCCGTGGCGCGCCCACTTCCACGTCCCGCTGCACGCGGCCCCCGCCGCGCCCCTCACCTCCACACTCGATGTCCTGAAGGCCGCCCTGGCCCGTCTCGTCGGCGGCCCGCAGCCGCTCACCCGCCACCTGGAGGTGGAGACATACACCTGGCAGGCCCTCCCGGCCGAACTGCGGCCCCGCGCCCGCAGCCAGCTCGCCGACGGCATCGCCGCCGAACTCACCCTCGCCCGCGACCTGTTGACCGACCTGGGCCTGAAGGAGCTGCCATGA
- a CDS encoding acetate--CoA ligase family protein has translation MAEDRVLRVRTLLDSVRAEGRTALTAPEGKVIADAYGIAVPGEELATDVDEAVAYAARFGGPVVMKIVSPDILHKTDAGGVIVGVEGATDVRAAFHKIIDNARTYNADARIEGVQVQELLPQGQEVIVGAVTDPTFGKVVAFGLGGVLVEVLKDVTFRLAPVTADEALSMLDSIRSAEILRGVRGQAAVDRWAVAEQIRRVSQLVADFPQIAEVDLNPVIATADGAVAADIRVILSETPVKPRRRYTREEILTSMRRLMQPSSVAVIGASNEQGKIGNSVMRNLIDGGFAGDIHPVNPKADDILGRKAYKSVTDVPGEVDVAVFAIPAKFVASALEEVGRKGIPNAVLIPSGFAETGEHELQAEIVAIAERHGVRLLGPNIYGYYSTWQDLCATFCTPYDVKGGVALTSQSGGIGMAILGFARTTKTGVSAIVGLGNKSDLDEDDLLTWFGEDPHTECIAMHLEDLKDGRAFVEAARATVPKKPVVVLKAGRTAAGAKAAGSHTGALAGDDAVYDDILRQAGVIRAPGLNEMLEYARALPVLPAPKGDNVVIITGAGGSGVLLSDAVTDNGLSLMEIPPDLDEAFRKFIPPFGAAGNPVDITGGEPPSTYEATIRLGLEDPRIHALVLGYWHTIVTPPMVFAELTARVVAEFRERGVQKPVVASLAGDVEVEEACQYLYERGVVAYPYTTEKPVAVLGAKYRWARAAGLLGGGS, from the coding sequence GAGGGCCGTACGGCGCTGACCGCACCCGAGGGCAAGGTGATCGCCGACGCGTACGGGATCGCCGTACCGGGCGAGGAGCTCGCCACGGACGTCGACGAGGCGGTGGCCTACGCGGCGCGCTTCGGCGGGCCCGTGGTGATGAAGATCGTCTCGCCGGACATCCTGCACAAGACCGACGCGGGCGGCGTGATCGTCGGTGTCGAGGGGGCGACGGACGTACGGGCCGCCTTCCACAAGATCATCGACAACGCGCGCACCTACAACGCGGATGCCCGCATCGAGGGCGTGCAGGTGCAGGAGCTGCTGCCGCAGGGGCAGGAGGTCATCGTCGGCGCGGTCACCGATCCGACGTTCGGCAAGGTCGTCGCCTTCGGCCTCGGCGGGGTCCTGGTCGAGGTCCTCAAGGACGTCACCTTCCGGCTCGCACCCGTGACCGCTGACGAGGCGCTGTCCATGCTGGACTCGATCCGGTCGGCGGAGATCCTGCGCGGGGTGCGCGGCCAGGCGGCGGTGGACCGGTGGGCGGTCGCCGAGCAGATCCGCCGGGTGTCGCAGCTGGTCGCGGACTTCCCGCAGATCGCCGAGGTCGACCTCAACCCGGTGATCGCCACCGCGGACGGCGCGGTCGCGGCCGACATCCGCGTGATCCTCTCCGAGACGCCCGTGAAGCCGCGCCGCCGCTACACGCGCGAGGAGATCCTCACCTCCATGCGCCGACTGATGCAGCCGTCGTCGGTCGCCGTCATCGGCGCGTCCAACGAGCAGGGCAAGATCGGCAACTCGGTCATGCGCAACCTCATCGACGGCGGCTTCGCCGGGGACATCCACCCGGTGAACCCCAAGGCCGATGACATTCTGGGCCGCAAGGCGTACAAGAGTGTCACGGACGTTCCCGGTGAGGTGGATGTGGCGGTCTTCGCTATCCCCGCCAAGTTCGTGGCCTCGGCCCTGGAGGAGGTGGGACGCAAGGGGATCCCGAACGCCGTGCTGATCCCCTCCGGGTTCGCGGAGACCGGTGAGCACGAACTCCAGGCGGAGATCGTCGCCATCGCCGAGCGGCACGGCGTCCGGCTGCTGGGCCCTAACATCTACGGCTACTACTCGACGTGGCAGGACCTGTGCGCCACGTTCTGCACGCCGTACGACGTCAAGGGCGGGGTGGCCCTGACCTCGCAGTCCGGCGGCATCGGGATGGCCATCCTGGGCTTCGCGCGGACCACGAAGACGGGTGTGTCGGCGATCGTCGGCCTCGGCAACAAGTCGGACCTGGACGAGGACGATCTGCTGACCTGGTTCGGCGAGGACCCGCACACCGAGTGCATCGCGATGCACCTGGAGGACCTCAAGGACGGGCGTGCCTTCGTCGAGGCCGCGCGCGCGACCGTACCGAAGAAGCCGGTCGTCGTCCTCAAGGCGGGCCGCACGGCGGCGGGCGCCAAGGCGGCCGGCTCGCACACCGGAGCCCTCGCCGGCGACGACGCCGTGTACGACGACATCCTCCGGCAGGCCGGTGTCATCCGGGCGCCGGGGCTGAACGAGATGCTGGAGTACGCGCGCGCGTTGCCGGTGCTTCCCGCTCCCAAGGGCGACAACGTCGTGATCATCACCGGCGCCGGCGGCAGCGGGGTGCTGCTGTCGGACGCGGTGACCGACAACGGCCTGTCCCTGATGGAGATCCCGCCGGACCTGGACGAGGCGTTCCGGAAGTTCATCCCGCCCTTCGGGGCGGCGGGCAACCCGGTCGACATCACGGGCGGCGAGCCGCCGTCGACGTACGAGGCGACGATCCGGCTCGGTCTGGAGGATCCGCGCATCCACGCGCTGGTCCTGGGCTACTGGCACACGATCGTCACTCCCCCGATGGTCTTCGCGGAGCTCACCGCGCGCGTGGTGGCCGAATTCCGGGAGCGCGGCGTGCAGAAGCCCGTCGTCGCCTCGCTCGCGGGTGATGTCGAGGTCGAGGAGGCCTGCCAGTACCTGTACGAGCGGGGGGTCGTGGCGTACCCGTACACGACCGAGAAGCCGGTGGCCGTGCTGGGCGCCAAGTACCGGTGGGCGCGGGCGGCCGGACTCCTGGGGGGCGGTTCATGA
- a CDS encoding TatD family hydrolase yields MRLFDPHIHMTSRTTDDYEAMHASGVRAVVEPSFWLGQPRTSPASFLDYFDSLLGWEPFRAAQYGIAHHCTLALNPKEANDPRCVPVLDELPRYLVKDQVVAVGEIGYDSMTPAEDTALAAQLQLAADHELPALVHTPHRDKLAGLRRTLDVVRESALPPERVLVDHLNETTVKEAKDSGCWLGFSVYPDTKMDEERMIAILRAYGPEQVLVNSAADWGRSDPLKTRKVADLMLAEGFGEDDVDLVLWRNPVAFYGLSGRLTLDVATPEATHEGNSILRGAPKDPDGPAAAPGESDTRAAAPSPGA; encoded by the coding sequence ATGCGCCTCTTCGACCCCCACATCCACATGACGTCCCGCACCACCGACGACTACGAGGCCATGCACGCCTCCGGCGTCCGCGCCGTCGTCGAGCCCTCCTTCTGGCTCGGCCAGCCCCGCACCTCTCCCGCCTCCTTCCTCGACTACTTCGACTCGCTCCTCGGCTGGGAGCCCTTCCGCGCCGCGCAGTACGGCATCGCGCACCACTGCACGCTCGCCCTCAATCCCAAGGAGGCGAACGACCCCCGCTGTGTCCCCGTCCTCGACGAGCTGCCCCGCTATCTCGTCAAGGACCAGGTCGTCGCCGTCGGCGAGATCGGCTATGACTCGATGACGCCCGCCGAGGACACCGCCCTCGCCGCCCAGCTCCAGCTCGCCGCCGACCATGAACTGCCCGCGCTCGTCCACACCCCGCACCGCGACAAGCTGGCGGGCCTGCGCCGCACCCTCGACGTCGTCCGGGAGTCCGCGCTGCCCCCAGAGCGTGTCCTCGTCGACCACCTCAACGAGACCACGGTGAAGGAGGCCAAGGACAGCGGCTGCTGGCTCGGCTTCTCCGTCTATCCCGACACCAAGATGGACGAGGAGCGGATGATCGCGATCCTCCGCGCGTACGGACCCGAGCAGGTCCTGGTGAACTCCGCCGCCGACTGGGGCAGGAGCGACCCCCTGAAGACCCGCAAGGTCGCGGACCTGATGCTGGCCGAGGGCTTCGGCGAGGACGACGTCGACCTGGTGCTGTGGCGCAACCCCGTCGCCTTCTACGGGCTCAGCGGCCGCCTCACCCTCGATGTCGCCACTCCGGAGGCCACCCACGAGGGCAACTCCATCCTCCGCGGCGCCCCCAAGGACCCGGACGGACCGGCAGCCGCACCGGGTGAGTCGGACACCCGGGCCGCCGCCCCGTCCCCGGGGGCGTGA
- a CDS encoding OFA family MFS transporter: protein MTTTDVTRVATYREVTDKNGRVYRIGESDIDIMGRKRKWMVILPWVGMMGISSAEYAFASAEDTLHTAHHWNSMHIFWMMTVWVFFQAAVAFPAGKLRESGKLPARWAMMFGATGTLLGYLSLAFAPHVVVAYIGFSVFSGMGAGMVYATCVNMVGKWYPERKGGKTGFVNGGFAYGSVPFVFIFNGYMDLTNFRWVLVSVGVFLAGIVAFSGFFFRDPPKNWWPAAIDPLNPPKDPRAARSLRMNPPAVHQYSPKEAWKTGRVALMWFCLACTSGVNIFGIAFQVDIGEEAGFAGGIVATAMSLKAIVNGTGRGVIGWLSDLYGRKRCLLFVCLVLGLSQYGILWSAEAKNLPLFLVFSSVSGFGGGAIFPMFAALTADYFGENNNASNYGMVYSAKLVSGLGAGMGAVVVGAWGHSGAFILAGSISLFAGCMALFLSPPGRDKETRRIAPNPQPLGEDMS from the coding sequence GTGACAACCACCGACGTTACAAGGGTCGCCACCTACCGGGAGGTGACCGACAAGAACGGACGCGTCTACCGCATCGGCGAGTCCGACATCGACATCATGGGCCGCAAGCGCAAGTGGATGGTGATCCTGCCCTGGGTCGGCATGATGGGCATCTCCTCCGCCGAGTACGCGTTCGCGTCCGCCGAGGACACCCTGCACACGGCGCATCACTGGAACAGCATGCACATCTTCTGGATGATGACCGTGTGGGTCTTCTTCCAGGCCGCGGTGGCCTTCCCCGCGGGAAAACTGCGTGAGAGCGGCAAGCTGCCGGCCCGCTGGGCGATGATGTTCGGCGCGACGGGCACCCTGCTGGGCTATCTGTCGCTGGCCTTCGCACCGCACGTCGTCGTCGCCTACATCGGCTTCAGCGTCTTCAGCGGCATGGGCGCGGGCATGGTGTACGCCACCTGCGTCAACATGGTGGGCAAGTGGTATCCCGAGCGCAAGGGCGGCAAGACCGGCTTCGTCAACGGCGGTTTCGCCTACGGCTCGGTGCCCTTCGTCTTCATCTTCAACGGCTACATGGACCTGACCAACTTCCGCTGGGTGCTGGTCTCGGTGGGCGTGTTCCTGGCCGGGATCGTCGCGTTCTCCGGCTTCTTCTTCAGGGACCCGCCGAAGAACTGGTGGCCCGCCGCGATCGACCCGCTCAACCCGCCGAAGGACCCGCGCGCGGCCCGCTCGCTGCGGATGAACCCGCCCGCGGTCCACCAGTACTCCCCCAAGGAGGCGTGGAAGACCGGCCGGGTGGCCCTGATGTGGTTCTGTCTGGCGTGCACGTCCGGCGTGAACATCTTCGGTATCGCCTTCCAGGTGGACATCGGCGAGGAGGCCGGATTCGCGGGCGGGATCGTGGCCACGGCCATGTCCCTGAAGGCGATCGTCAACGGCACCGGCCGCGGTGTCATCGGCTGGCTCTCCGACCTGTACGGCCGCAAGCGGTGCCTGCTCTTCGTATGCCTCGTCCTGGGCCTCTCCCAGTACGGCATCCTCTGGTCGGCCGAGGCCAAGAACCTTCCGCTGTTCCTGGTCTTCTCCTCGGTCTCCGGCTTCGGCGGCGGCGCCATCTTCCCGATGTTCGCCGCGCTCACCGCCGACTACTTCGGTGAGAACAACAACGCGTCCAACTACGGCATGGTCTACAGCGCCAAGCTGGTCTCCGGTCTGGGCGCCGGCATGGGTGCCGTGGTCGTCGGCGCCTGGGGACACTCCGGCGCGTTCATCCTGGCGGGCTCCATCTCGCTCTTCGCCGGCTGCATGGCGCTGTTCCTCAGCCCACCGGGACGCGACAAGGAAACGCGCCGTATCGCTCCCAACCCGCAACCGCTCGGCGAGGACATGTCCTGA
- a CDS encoding EboA domain-containing protein, whose protein sequence is MTRPRTSPATPGADTEPRTRAEPGTPAEKRADAESRTDGTQDRASTEGRASTQGRASTGGRASTAGRASTQDRAATEGQAHAPHPSATPGTPLALALTPPPDLRADLTAHLGSAAGAWLHRALDEAAAHPGTHGPISVWELRIAEAGRRCGSEYADAARVLILHAARADTDALTRVYFQGTAAERRAVLHALPHLVPGPEALPLVEDALRTNDTRLLAAAVGPYAARHLDPHQWRHAVLKCLFTGVRVDTVADLDRRAHRDAELARMLGDYAAERTAAGRPVPEDLHRVLTLTDPTAIPPAPAAERGSRGTDGKES, encoded by the coding sequence ATGACCCGCCCCCGCACCAGCCCGGCGACCCCGGGCGCGGACACCGAGCCTCGAACGCGCGCCGAGCCCGGAACGCCCGCCGAGAAGCGAGCCGACGCCGAGAGCCGAACCGACGGCACCCAGGACCGGGCGAGCACAGAGGGTCGGGCGAGCACCCAGGGCCGGGCGAGCACCGGGGGTCGGGCGAGCACCGCGGGTCGGGCGAGCACCCAGGACCGAGCGGCCACCGAAGGCCAGGCACACGCCCCGCACCCGTCAGCCACCCCGGGCACACCCCTCGCCCTCGCCCTCACCCCACCCCCCGACCTGCGCGCCGATCTCACCGCGCACCTGGGCTCGGCCGCCGGCGCCTGGCTCCACCGAGCCCTCGACGAGGCTGCCGCACATCCCGGGACCCACGGCCCCATCTCCGTCTGGGAGTTGCGCATCGCCGAGGCCGGGCGTCGCTGCGGCTCCGAGTACGCCGACGCCGCCCGCGTCCTGATCCTGCACGCGGCCCGCGCCGACACGGACGCCCTCACCCGGGTCTACTTCCAGGGCACCGCCGCCGAACGCCGCGCCGTCCTGCACGCGCTGCCCCACCTCGTACCCGGCCCGGAGGCACTCCCGCTCGTCGAGGACGCCCTGCGCACCAACGACACCCGCCTCCTCGCCGCCGCCGTCGGCCCCTACGCCGCCCGGCACCTCGACCCCCACCAGTGGCGGCACGCCGTCCTGAAGTGCCTGTTCACCGGTGTCCGCGTCGACACCGTGGCCGACCTGGACCGCCGCGCCCACCGCGACGCCGAACTCGCCCGCATGCTCGGCGACTACGCCGCCGAACGCACCGCCGCGGGCCGTCCCGTGCCCGAAGACCTGCACCGCGTCCTGACCCTGACCGACCCCACGGCCATCCCGCCCGCACCCGCCGCCGAGCGCGGCAGCCGCGGCACCGACGGCAAGGAGTCCTGA
- a CDS encoding nucleotide pyrophosphatase/phosphodiesterase family protein — MTEPSDPTVPAAPATRPAPRPDATAAHRPTPLLVLDVVGLTPRLLDHMPHLKALAQSGSRAPLGTVLPAVTCAAQSTFLTGTHPSEHGIVGNGWYFRDLGDVLLWRQHNGLVTGDKLWDAARRAHPGYTVANICWWYAMGADTDITVTPRPIYYSDGRKEPDCYTRPPALHDELTDTFGTFPLFHFWGPGADLVSSRWIIDATRHINRTRHPDLTLCYLPHLDYDLQRFGPGDPRSLKAAADLDAAMAPLLDDARAEGRTVVALSEYGITRADRPVDINRALRRAGLLEVHTQDGMEYLDPMASRAFAVADHQIAHVYVRRPEDLDATRAALDGLPGIEQLLDDEGKKNHHLDHPRSGELVAVAEPDAWFTYYYWLDDARAPDFARLVEIHRKPGYDPVELFMDPLDPYVKVKAATALARKKLGMRYRMAVVPLDPSPIRGSHGRLPMSDDDGPLLICSTPRAVGDRVAATDVKSLLLQLAGLTDPSLPTGPK, encoded by the coding sequence ATGACCGAGCCATCGGACCCCACGGTCCCGGCAGCCCCGGCCACCCGCCCAGCGCCCCGGCCGGACGCCACCGCCGCGCACCGTCCCACCCCGCTCCTCGTCCTGGACGTCGTGGGCCTCACCCCCCGTCTGCTCGACCACATGCCTCACCTCAAGGCCCTCGCCCAGTCCGGCTCCCGCGCCCCGCTCGGCACCGTCCTGCCCGCCGTCACCTGCGCCGCCCAGTCCACCTTCCTCACCGGCACCCACCCGTCGGAGCACGGCATCGTCGGCAACGGCTGGTACTTCCGCGACCTCGGCGACGTACTCCTGTGGCGCCAGCACAACGGCCTGGTCACCGGCGACAAACTCTGGGACGCCGCCCGCCGCGCCCACCCCGGCTACACCGTCGCCAACATCTGCTGGTGGTACGCCATGGGCGCCGACACCGACATCACCGTCACCCCCCGTCCGATCTACTACTCCGACGGCCGCAAGGAACCCGACTGCTACACCCGTCCACCCGCTCTCCACGACGAACTCACCGACACATTCGGCACCTTCCCGCTCTTCCACTTCTGGGGCCCCGGCGCGGACCTCGTCTCCAGCCGCTGGATCATCGACGCGACCCGCCACATCAACCGCACCCGGCACCCGGATCTGACGCTCTGCTACCTCCCTCATCTCGACTACGACCTGCAGCGCTTCGGCCCCGGCGACCCACGTTCGCTGAAGGCGGCCGCCGACCTGGATGCGGCCATGGCCCCGCTCCTGGACGACGCCCGAGCGGAGGGCCGTACCGTGGTGGCGCTGTCCGAGTACGGCATCACCCGCGCGGACCGCCCCGTCGACATCAACCGGGCCCTGCGCCGCGCGGGACTGCTCGAAGTGCACACCCAGGACGGCATGGAGTACCTGGACCCGATGGCCTCACGTGCCTTCGCGGTCGCCGATCACCAGATCGCCCACGTCTATGTGCGCCGCCCGGAGGATCTCGACGCGACCCGGGCCGCACTCGACGGACTGCCCGGCATTGAGCAACTCCTCGACGACGAGGGCAAGAAGAACCACCATCTCGACCATCCGCGCTCCGGCGAACTCGTCGCCGTGGCGGAGCCGGACGCCTGGTTCACGTACTACTACTGGCTCGATGACGCCCGCGCGCCCGACTTCGCGCGACTCGTCGAGATCCATCGCAAACCCGGCTACGACCCGGTCGAACTCTTCATGGATCCCCTCGACCCCTACGTCAAGGTCAAGGCCGCGACCGCGCTCGCGCGCAAGAAACTCGGCATGCGCTATCGCATGGCGGTCGTGCCCCTGGATCCGTCACCTATTCGCGGCAGCCACGGCCGCCTTCCCATGAGCGACGACGACGGTCCGCTCCTCATCTGCTCCACCCCCCGCGCTGTCGGCGACCGCGTCGCGGCCACCGATGTGAAGTCACTCCTGCTCCAACTCGCCGGTCTCACCGACCCGTCTCTTCCGACTGGTCCCAAGTGA